The Nerophis lumbriciformis linkage group LG34, RoL_Nlum_v2.1, whole genome shotgun sequence genome includes a window with the following:
- the esco2 gene encoding N-acetyltransferase ESCO2 isoform X3, with protein MMTTRKRNLPSVNGPSAQMSVREETSPVKRSSPRKKSDGCLDKENHPSPQRSPRRAAGVNKLVEVKEAINSLDDYPCSSGSPFKHAMVTSSFYGAKKTVYLTPLERKAVKESLPSPPFAPSPPAQVKKPVKKNTKKAAKERGKSYTTITKTIKLNCSSSAFRKADAKSPSTAVSKPAEPKKAITLAFSSLKPKPKIFVGAAFFSTGKKPTSMYKKSATKSSAKPAAVRSQGGKSGKLVTRQPNQTQKHPAETSIKPIEKEAALPRTRFEPTDWFDTMNDLPGTPLSSPKVVAQNYEITKELKIVLLKTPTPPSRTSRDLFFSPQDDSLTEPLVDFGDESPSNAASTSPKECTAAVYPIFGSASKSTSAGPAASLQATAAKDRPRRRKEKQDDDQLVIDAGQKQFGAITCSSCGMVYSADNPEDSFQHDQFHQYLLDSIKYVGWKKERVLAEFWDGKILMVMPDDPKYAIKKAEDVRRIADNELGFQQVTLSRPSQAKTYLFINTERTIVGCLIAEPIRQAFRVLEQSEQYLDMTKDDFMDRHRVWCCSTIPEKALCGVSRIWVFNLARRQGIARRMLDTVRNTFVYGSHLTKEEIAFSDPTLDGKQFASAYCGTSAFLVYNFIA; from the exons ATGATGACCACACGAAAGAGAAATTTGCCCTCAGTGAACGG TCCCTCGGCCCAGATGAGCGTGAGAGAGGAGACTTCCCCTGTAAAGAGGAGCTCTCCCAGGAAGAAGTCAGATGGTTGTTTGGACAAGGAAAACCACCCATCGCCACAGAGATCCCCTCGTAGAGCTGCAGGTGTCAACAAGCTGGTGGAAGTTAAGGAGGCAATCAACAGTTTGGATGACTACCCATGCTCCTCCGGCTCTCCGTTCAAACACGCGATGGTTACCAGCTCCTTCTATGGCGCCAAGAAGACCGTCTATCTTACGCCGCTAGAGCGAAAAGCTGTGAAGGAATCTTTGCCTTCTCCTCCGTTTGCTCCGTCACCTCCAGCTCAAGTCAAGAAGCCGGTTAAGAAGAACACCAAAAAGGCAGCGAAAGAGCGTGGCAAGAGCTATACCACCATCACCAAGACCATCAAGCTGAACTGCAGCAG TTCTGCATTCAGAAAAGCCGATGCTAAATCACCATCCACCGCCGTCAGCAAGCCAGCAGAGCCCAAGAAGGCCATTACCCTCGCATTCAGCAGCCTCAAGCCCAAACCTAAGATCTTTGTGGGAGCAGCTTTTTTCAGCACAGGCAAGAAGCCCACATCCATGTACAAGAAGTCTGCCACAAAGTCCTCCGCCAAGCCGGCTGCCGTCCGAAGCCAAGGTGGGAAGTCTGGGAAGTTGGTGACTCGACAGCCCAACCAGACGCAGAAACATCCAGCAGAG ACTTCTATTAAGCCCATAGAAAAGGAGGCGGCGCTACCGAGAACTAGGTTTGAACCAACGGACTGGTTTGACACCATGAACGACCTGCCTGGGACCCCACTGAG TTCTCCTAAAGTTGTGGCGCAGAACTATGAGATCACAAAGGAGCTGAAAATTGTGCTATTGAAGACTCCAACACCACCAAGTCGGACTTCCAGAGACTTGTTCTTCAGTCCTCAG GATGATTCTTTGACAGAGCCTCTAGTTGATTTTGGTGATGAAAGTCCCAGTAATGCTGCCTCCACATCGCCCAAAG AATGCACTGCTGCTGTGTATCCTATCTTCGGCTCTGCTTCCAAAAG CACCTCGGCTGGCCCGGCAGCATCTCTGCAGGCTACTGCTGCAAAGGATCGACCTCGCAGGAGAAAGGAGAAGCAGGATGATGACCAGCTCGTGATC GATGCAGGTCAGAAGCAGTTTGGCGCCATCACCTGCAGCTCGTGTGGAATGGTGTACAGCGCGGACAACCCAGAGGACAGCTTCCAACACGACCAGTTCCACCAGTACCTCCTGGACTCCATCAAATACGTG GGGTGGAAGAAGGAGAGGGTGTTGGCAGAATTCTGGGATGGGAAGATTCTTATGGTCATGCCAGATGATCCCAAATATGCCATCAAAAAG GCTGAGGATGTGCGTCGCATTGCGGACAACGAGCTGGGTTTCCAGCAGGTAACGCTAAGCAGACCTTCGCAGGCCAAGACCTACTTGTTCATCAACACTGAGCGGACGATTGTGGGCTGCCTCATTGCTGAACCCATTCGACAG GCCTTCAGAGTCCTGGAGCAGTCAGAGCAGTACTTAGACATGACCAAGGACGACTTTATGGACCGACACCGGGTGTGGTGCTGCTCCACCATCCCGGAGAAGGCACTGTGCGGGGTCAGTCGCATCTGGGTGTTCAACTTGGCAAGGAGACAAGGCATCGCTCGCCGCATGCTGGACACAGTCAG GAACACCTTCGTGTATGGCAGCCACCTTACAAAAGAGGAAATCGCCTTTTCTGACCCGACGCTGGATGGCAAACAGTTTGCGTCAGCGTACTGTGGAACGTCTGCTTTCCTCGTTTACAACTTCATTGCATGA
- the esco2 gene encoding N-acetyltransferase ESCO2 isoform X1 has translation MMTTRKRNLPSVNGPSAQMSVREETSPVKRSSPRKKSDGCLDKENHPSPQRSPRRAAGVNKLVEVKEAINSLDDYPCSSGSPFKHAMVTSSFYGAKKTVYLTPLERKAVKESLPSPPFAPSPPAQVKKPVKKNTKKAAKERGKSYTTITKTIKLNCSSSAFRKADAKSPSTAVSKPAEPKKAITLAFSSLKPKPKIFVGAAFFSTGKKPTSMYKKSATKSSAKPAAVRSQGGKSGKLVTRQPNQTQKHPAETSIKPIEKEAALPRTRFEPTDWFDTMNDLPGTPLSSPKVVAQNYEITKELKIVLLKTPTPPSRTSRDLFFSPQDDSLTEPLVDFGDESPSNAASTSPKECTAAVYPIFGSASKRSKNKRAPLSFSTSAGPAASLQATAAKDRPRRRKEKQDDDQLVIDAGQKQFGAITCSSCGMVYSADNPEDSFQHDQFHQYLLDSIKYVGWKKERVLAEFWDGKILMVMPDDPKYAIKKAEDVRRIADNELGFQQVTLSRPSQAKTYLFINTERTIVGCLIAEPIRQAFRVLEQSEQYLDMTKDDFMDRHRVWCCSTIPEKALCGVSRIWVFNLARRQGIARRMLDTVRNTFVYGSHLTKEEIAFSDPTLDGKQFASAYCGTSAFLVYNFIA, from the exons ATGATGACCACACGAAAGAGAAATTTGCCCTCAGTGAACGG TCCCTCGGCCCAGATGAGCGTGAGAGAGGAGACTTCCCCTGTAAAGAGGAGCTCTCCCAGGAAGAAGTCAGATGGTTGTTTGGACAAGGAAAACCACCCATCGCCACAGAGATCCCCTCGTAGAGCTGCAGGTGTCAACAAGCTGGTGGAAGTTAAGGAGGCAATCAACAGTTTGGATGACTACCCATGCTCCTCCGGCTCTCCGTTCAAACACGCGATGGTTACCAGCTCCTTCTATGGCGCCAAGAAGACCGTCTATCTTACGCCGCTAGAGCGAAAAGCTGTGAAGGAATCTTTGCCTTCTCCTCCGTTTGCTCCGTCACCTCCAGCTCAAGTCAAGAAGCCGGTTAAGAAGAACACCAAAAAGGCAGCGAAAGAGCGTGGCAAGAGCTATACCACCATCACCAAGACCATCAAGCTGAACTGCAGCAG TTCTGCATTCAGAAAAGCCGATGCTAAATCACCATCCACCGCCGTCAGCAAGCCAGCAGAGCCCAAGAAGGCCATTACCCTCGCATTCAGCAGCCTCAAGCCCAAACCTAAGATCTTTGTGGGAGCAGCTTTTTTCAGCACAGGCAAGAAGCCCACATCCATGTACAAGAAGTCTGCCACAAAGTCCTCCGCCAAGCCGGCTGCCGTCCGAAGCCAAGGTGGGAAGTCTGGGAAGTTGGTGACTCGACAGCCCAACCAGACGCAGAAACATCCAGCAGAG ACTTCTATTAAGCCCATAGAAAAGGAGGCGGCGCTACCGAGAACTAGGTTTGAACCAACGGACTGGTTTGACACCATGAACGACCTGCCTGGGACCCCACTGAG TTCTCCTAAAGTTGTGGCGCAGAACTATGAGATCACAAAGGAGCTGAAAATTGTGCTATTGAAGACTCCAACACCACCAAGTCGGACTTCCAGAGACTTGTTCTTCAGTCCTCAG GATGATTCTTTGACAGAGCCTCTAGTTGATTTTGGTGATGAAAGTCCCAGTAATGCTGCCTCCACATCGCCCAAAG AATGCACTGCTGCTGTGTATCCTATCTTCGGCTCTGCTTCCAAAAG ATCAAAGAACAAACGAGCGCCACTGTCCTTCAGCACCTCGGCTGGCCCGGCAGCATCTCTGCAGGCTACTGCTGCAAAGGATCGACCTCGCAGGAGAAAGGAGAAGCAGGATGATGACCAGCTCGTGATC GATGCAGGTCAGAAGCAGTTTGGCGCCATCACCTGCAGCTCGTGTGGAATGGTGTACAGCGCGGACAACCCAGAGGACAGCTTCCAACACGACCAGTTCCACCAGTACCTCCTGGACTCCATCAAATACGTG GGGTGGAAGAAGGAGAGGGTGTTGGCAGAATTCTGGGATGGGAAGATTCTTATGGTCATGCCAGATGATCCCAAATATGCCATCAAAAAG GCTGAGGATGTGCGTCGCATTGCGGACAACGAGCTGGGTTTCCAGCAGGTAACGCTAAGCAGACCTTCGCAGGCCAAGACCTACTTGTTCATCAACACTGAGCGGACGATTGTGGGCTGCCTCATTGCTGAACCCATTCGACAG GCCTTCAGAGTCCTGGAGCAGTCAGAGCAGTACTTAGACATGACCAAGGACGACTTTATGGACCGACACCGGGTGTGGTGCTGCTCCACCATCCCGGAGAAGGCACTGTGCGGGGTCAGTCGCATCTGGGTGTTCAACTTGGCAAGGAGACAAGGCATCGCTCGCCGCATGCTGGACACAGTCAG GAACACCTTCGTGTATGGCAGCCACCTTACAAAAGAGGAAATCGCCTTTTCTGACCCGACGCTGGATGGCAAACAGTTTGCGTCAGCGTACTGTGGAACGTCTGCTTTCCTCGTTTACAACTTCATTGCATGA
- the esco2 gene encoding N-acetyltransferase ESCO2 isoform X2, with amino-acid sequence MMTTRKRNLPSVNGPSAQMSVREETSPVKRSSPRKKSDGCLDKENHPSPQRSPRRAAGVNKLVEVKEAINSLDDYPCSSGSPFKHAMVTSSFYGAKKTVYLTPLERKAVKESLPSPPFAPSPPAQVKKPVKKNTKKAAKERGKSYTTITKTIKLNCSRKADAKSPSTAVSKPAEPKKAITLAFSSLKPKPKIFVGAAFFSTGKKPTSMYKKSATKSSAKPAAVRSQGGKSGKLVTRQPNQTQKHPAETSIKPIEKEAALPRTRFEPTDWFDTMNDLPGTPLSSPKVVAQNYEITKELKIVLLKTPTPPSRTSRDLFFSPQDDSLTEPLVDFGDESPSNAASTSPKECTAAVYPIFGSASKRSKNKRAPLSFSTSAGPAASLQATAAKDRPRRRKEKQDDDQLVIDAGQKQFGAITCSSCGMVYSADNPEDSFQHDQFHQYLLDSIKYVGWKKERVLAEFWDGKILMVMPDDPKYAIKKAEDVRRIADNELGFQQVTLSRPSQAKTYLFINTERTIVGCLIAEPIRQAFRVLEQSEQYLDMTKDDFMDRHRVWCCSTIPEKALCGVSRIWVFNLARRQGIARRMLDTVRNTFVYGSHLTKEEIAFSDPTLDGKQFASAYCGTSAFLVYNFIA; translated from the exons ATGATGACCACACGAAAGAGAAATTTGCCCTCAGTGAACGG TCCCTCGGCCCAGATGAGCGTGAGAGAGGAGACTTCCCCTGTAAAGAGGAGCTCTCCCAGGAAGAAGTCAGATGGTTGTTTGGACAAGGAAAACCACCCATCGCCACAGAGATCCCCTCGTAGAGCTGCAGGTGTCAACAAGCTGGTGGAAGTTAAGGAGGCAATCAACAGTTTGGATGACTACCCATGCTCCTCCGGCTCTCCGTTCAAACACGCGATGGTTACCAGCTCCTTCTATGGCGCCAAGAAGACCGTCTATCTTACGCCGCTAGAGCGAAAAGCTGTGAAGGAATCTTTGCCTTCTCCTCCGTTTGCTCCGTCACCTCCAGCTCAAGTCAAGAAGCCGGTTAAGAAGAACACCAAAAAGGCAGCGAAAGAGCGTGGCAAGAGCTATACCACCATCACCAAGACCATCAAGCTGAACTGCAGCAG AAAAGCCGATGCTAAATCACCATCCACCGCCGTCAGCAAGCCAGCAGAGCCCAAGAAGGCCATTACCCTCGCATTCAGCAGCCTCAAGCCCAAACCTAAGATCTTTGTGGGAGCAGCTTTTTTCAGCACAGGCAAGAAGCCCACATCCATGTACAAGAAGTCTGCCACAAAGTCCTCCGCCAAGCCGGCTGCCGTCCGAAGCCAAGGTGGGAAGTCTGGGAAGTTGGTGACTCGACAGCCCAACCAGACGCAGAAACATCCAGCAGAG ACTTCTATTAAGCCCATAGAAAAGGAGGCGGCGCTACCGAGAACTAGGTTTGAACCAACGGACTGGTTTGACACCATGAACGACCTGCCTGGGACCCCACTGAG TTCTCCTAAAGTTGTGGCGCAGAACTATGAGATCACAAAGGAGCTGAAAATTGTGCTATTGAAGACTCCAACACCACCAAGTCGGACTTCCAGAGACTTGTTCTTCAGTCCTCAG GATGATTCTTTGACAGAGCCTCTAGTTGATTTTGGTGATGAAAGTCCCAGTAATGCTGCCTCCACATCGCCCAAAG AATGCACTGCTGCTGTGTATCCTATCTTCGGCTCTGCTTCCAAAAG ATCAAAGAACAAACGAGCGCCACTGTCCTTCAGCACCTCGGCTGGCCCGGCAGCATCTCTGCAGGCTACTGCTGCAAAGGATCGACCTCGCAGGAGAAAGGAGAAGCAGGATGATGACCAGCTCGTGATC GATGCAGGTCAGAAGCAGTTTGGCGCCATCACCTGCAGCTCGTGTGGAATGGTGTACAGCGCGGACAACCCAGAGGACAGCTTCCAACACGACCAGTTCCACCAGTACCTCCTGGACTCCATCAAATACGTG GGGTGGAAGAAGGAGAGGGTGTTGGCAGAATTCTGGGATGGGAAGATTCTTATGGTCATGCCAGATGATCCCAAATATGCCATCAAAAAG GCTGAGGATGTGCGTCGCATTGCGGACAACGAGCTGGGTTTCCAGCAGGTAACGCTAAGCAGACCTTCGCAGGCCAAGACCTACTTGTTCATCAACACTGAGCGGACGATTGTGGGCTGCCTCATTGCTGAACCCATTCGACAG GCCTTCAGAGTCCTGGAGCAGTCAGAGCAGTACTTAGACATGACCAAGGACGACTTTATGGACCGACACCGGGTGTGGTGCTGCTCCACCATCCCGGAGAAGGCACTGTGCGGGGTCAGTCGCATCTGGGTGTTCAACTTGGCAAGGAGACAAGGCATCGCTCGCCGCATGCTGGACACAGTCAG GAACACCTTCGTGTATGGCAGCCACCTTACAAAAGAGGAAATCGCCTTTTCTGACCCGACGCTGGATGGCAAACAGTTTGCGTCAGCGTACTGTGGAACGTCTGCTTTCCTCGTTTACAACTTCATTGCATGA